The DNA sequence CGCCGAGCCCCTCCAGCCGCCTGGCCCCCCCTGCCCGGTGACGTCCGGCGGGGCGGAGGTGGACGCAGAGGAGTCCGACCAGGACGAAGGGGAGGCCGAGTTCTCTCTGGCCGGGGAGCCGGTCCCCGCCAATTTGTCCATCACGGAGGAGATCCTGGAACTGCTCAGCCAACGGGGACTGGATGGAGAGTCGGGAAGGGACGGGCCGATTTTGGGAGAAGAGAGGCCGGAGGTGAGTGGCTCGGCCTCGCAGGGCACTCAGGAAAAGCAGGCAGCAGGCAGGATCGCCGTCGGCTAGGGTTcaaggggggaagggggttgagctagatgacccttgggggtaccttctgACGCTACAGCTCTGTGGTTCTAAGAGAAGTTGGGGATTCTGTCCAAAGCTAGGGGAGGAGAtgcataattatttattattaagacATCTGGAGGAtgggacccgggtggcgctgtgggttaaaccacagagcctagggcttgccgatcggaaggtcggcggttcgaatccctgcgacagggtgagctcccgttgctctgtcccagctcctgcccacctagcagttcgaaagcacgtcaaaagtgcaagtagataaataggtaccgctctggcgggaaggtcaatggtgtttccgtgtgctgctctggttcgccagaagcggctttgtcatgctggccacatgacccggaagctgtctgcggacaaacgccggctccctcagccaataaagcgagatgagcgccgcaaccccagagtcgtccatgactggacctaatggtcaggggtccctttacctttacctttaagagatctggaggcagccctgcttagggaagtttttaatgtttaatgctgtgttgtgtttttaatatttgattgggagctgcccagagtgggcggggtataaataataataataatttattgttgttgttgttgttgttgttgttgtaagagGCAGAGGAAGCCGCCGCTCCTCTCCTTCGGAAACTGCGGAACTCACTTCTGCAAGATCTTTTGATGGCCACAAACATCAATGACTTTACAGCAACAGAATATACCgtgtttttcgctccataagacgcactttttccctcctaaaaagtatgggggaatatctgtgcgttttatggagcgaatggtggtccctggagctgaatttcccaggggccaaaagaggatcatgctttttattttacaaagagaaaagggggtgttgaaaggaccccgctcagcagctgatcagcaagagatcgggagagagataagagtcccggctccctttcagccccgccctcctttgttaaatgtgctgcagagggaggttgtttgtttccccagcaacatgtgactggctgattagattatgtGTCTGataactgtagaaatggctccctttcctttagaagctgcagaaatgtgagttgaaccccataaaaaatggggcttttcctctttgcttgtccccctttgcaaaaggagctttgctttttaccctttccaaaaaaaaagctgcaaaactttgagctgatcctcaaaaaaccagggcttttccctttgcaaaaaagctgcaaaacttttagctgatcctcaaaaaaacaaaaaacagggcttttagagggctttaaattttttcttgtttcctcctctaaaaacaagatgtgccctatggtccggtgcaccctatggagcgaaaaatatggtagatttggggagggagggggtcacAGGGAATGTGTGGATCACCCCTGAAGCATCTGTATGGAAGTAGTGAAATACCTTGGGTCTAATCCTGGTTATTACAGTATGTTAAAGGTAGACAGACACATGAGCAGGTTCAGTTGTGGTTTAGTGGTAGCAGGGAGGACCTCCTTAGGCTATGAATTTTAAAAGTTATGGGCACGGTAGGGGGAGGACTTTATTCCCCAGTTGCCATTGAGACAGatctgagcaatgggggtggactagatgacacattgggtcccttccatctctagtGTCTCAAAGTCTTCAGCCGGTATGGAAAACACTGATTTCTGAGCTCTGGGGAAGCCTTGCTCTTTAATTCTAAGCATGCAGGGACATTTTCAGTGGCAGAGGGGAAatcactctgtacatgctcagaggcccTCTGATTACCTCGCACGCCTCTTTCGAGAAGAGTCGCCCGTgatgactgagcagggatttgaacccaggtctccgaTGCACAACACCACGTTGGGCGTTGGTTGAAAGAGACCCCCACAGGTGCCTGCAAAATGTTTTTCCCCAACTGCTGCTTAAAGGTTTGTTGAACAAAAGTAACAGCTTGTGGGGGGGTCGTGGTCTAACCCTCTTTTGCCTCGGTGTTTGGAGTGGCATGGAGTTCCCCGGGCCGTAACCACCACCCACCTCGTTCTTCTCTTGCAGGACCATCTCCTGAGAAGCGATACGTTGGAGGAGCTGGAGGAGAAGGCGGAAGAGGAGGCGGTGGAAGAACGCGGATCGGAGGGGGAAGAGGCCCCCCAGAGAGACCCGGTCCAGGAACAGCCGCCTCCGATGCCTCGTCATCCCTTCACCAGCGACTCCTCggaagaagaggagcagcagcgGGAGGAGTCCGCCGGCCCGTCTCCTCTCCACGTCCTGGAGGACTTGGCCTCGGAGGACGCCCGCAGGAACCCAGGAGAGGGTGGCAGCGCTGCCTGCGTGGGGCAGGCGGCGGCGGGTGGGAGGAGAAGCCCGACCCCCGAGGATCCTGGCCAATCGAAGCAGCCGGCCCCATGCGCCCAAAGCTCGCTGGGCCGAGACCAGAAGGCGGACTCCACCTTGACGAAGGACGACTGGATGCTGATTGAGAAAATCAAGAGCTACTACGATGGGACAGAGTCTACAAATAAGGGTCCGGGTCCGTGCAAGATGGAGGGCGCCCCTCCGGTGCCCGCCGGCGTGGTGCGAGAGTCCGTCCTCCGCTTCAACAGCATCTTGCGGCAGAACGATGCCCGGGACTCGGAAGTGGGCGGGGGCAAGCTGGGGAAGCCCCGCCCACAACCGGGCGCTGGTGGCCACGGGAGTCCCGGTAGGAGCAGGAGCCGGTCGTGTAACGCCCAGCCGCCTTTCGGCCGCGAGGATCCCGGCGAGGGGCGGAGCCAGCTGCCCGCAAGCCCCGAACATTCCAAGAGGGGGAGGAGCCGCTCGGACGGCGGCCAATCGCCAGGCGGCTCCGAAGATTCCACCGGTGGCGAGGCCCAATCGGCCTTCTGTGGGGATTCTGAGAAGAGGCGGGGTCTATCTGGTAGAACCCAGTTGGGCGCCGCCCATAACGTTTCTggaagtgggtgtggcttggaggaggaggagggggaggagctgcCTACAGGGCCCGAGTTCAAATCCTGTGCGGAGATCCGGAGGGCTTGGCAGGAGAAGGAGCGGAGCTCTCTGGGCACCCCCAAGAaagggggcaagggggcaggcaggggatTGCCCTCCTCCCTGGAGGCGCCGGTTTACACCGAACCCTTGTGCATCGTGGAGGATTCGGACTTGGAGGAACCGCACTCGGTTCCGAGCAGAGATCCGGAGGAGGAAGCCCCGGGCCTGGGGgcgaaggagaggcaggcagcttTTGCGGGCGATGGATCTCGGGGTTACCTGCCCTCCCTGGACCTCTACGAGAGCAACGGGGACCCGTGTCTGCTGGAGAACTCGGAGCGCATCATCAGCAAGGTGTGGGCCTTGGCGAAAATGTACAGCGAGAAAATCAGCCGCCTGAAAGCTCAGGGCCGGGGGCTGGAGAGGCCTCGGGCCCCCCACCGGAGGACCCTCGGCAGGAGCCTGGCCGGGGTGCAGGAAGGGAAGCAAGGAGCCGCCATCCCGCACTGTGAGTGAACCCCGTGTGTGACGCACTTCCGAAACTAGCCTGCCCCCCTCCGGAGGATTCTGGGAAAATgtggccttcccccccccccagcattcctCAGGACCCAGGGttatatctgtctatctatccgcAGGGTGCACTGCTGTCGAAACAAGTCCGCGGGCTGCTCTTCGTGCCTCTGGGTGGGGATATGAGCAAAGCGAGGGGCCAACACCGACAAGGCCCTGTCGTCCTCCTGCCTTCCTTGTTTTCACCCACAAGGTGtaggcaggcccaaacagagggggggtcatatgggccacttggcccgggcctccgattccaaagggggcctgggtcagcatattcacaatcgctcaccattatttaaatgtaaataagtaaaataatccttttccctgtgtattttttaaaagcactattatttatataatgacttatttataagactttggagatccccagagaaaaaaaggggggcacattatctacctggcccgggcctctgcctggctctgcaaggaccTGGGTGTAGGGGTGGGGGGCGTGGGAAGGGGACCTTGCTAGGGATGGGGCCACAGTGTTTCTGGGTCCATGATGAGTTTGGGGGGGATTTGGGGGGTCATTGGGTCACCGAGTTGTATATATATACGCAgggttaatgtgtgtgtgtgtgtgtgtgtgtgtgtgtgatggatggGGTAACCAAACATGAATTTGATTCTGATTGGAATCTCCAAGGTCCTTgcctgatgctctaaccactacgccatgcTGTCTCCCAGATTTGGGGGCGATTTGGAATGCCGTGCAGATGAACTGAAGGATTTGCATGGGAAATCAGTTGGACTGGCTTCTGTGGCACTTAAAATCTAGATTGACGTATGCATTTTGTGCAGATTTGCCTTGATGGGTCCAcagtaaaaaatttaaaaatgcaaattgtggACCCATCAAGGcaaatttgcacaaaaaaatAGCACAGAAGTATCTAGCAGTATATttgggtgttttttgtggggggagagtTCCCAATCATCTATCCCCCCCATGTCCCACTTGTCATTTTCCACAGGGAAGATGAGACAGGAAAAAGGGGCTCTTGGTTTTTATTCCCTGTGCCTTAAGAATCATCCGTATTCTGTTGTTCCCTCTCATCCTTCCCAGGGCGATGACGGATTAGCTACACTCATTCCCacactttttaaacaaatatgGGAAGGAAAAACGGCTCAGAGCTCAAACTATTCTGTGGAGCACAGGTCTTGAACCAGTGTCTTGGGACCCCAAGATAggttaataatataataatagaattgtggggttgggagagacccctagggtcatctggtccaagtctctgcaatgcaggaatcttttgcccagtgctgggttcgaacccacgaccttgagataCTCTACCCGCTGAGACATCCCAGGTGGGTTGGACAAGGCTGGCCCGGGACATTTTGCGCCTTGCCGACACCACGACCGTGACCCAGGTCTGCACCGGTCGAAGATCACTAgtgtagagagggagggagggttggaGGGAGAAGAGGCTTGGAAAAGATTTCGCTGGCCTTATAGGAAAAGGTCAGTGAATGAGGACCTGCTTTGGCCTGAGAAAATTCAAGGTCCGTTAGTAAAAGGGCGTTAGTAAAATCCACGCaagagagggctgttgatggctatTAACCAGGATGGCTCtgacagctggaggcagcaacgcttctcgACACCGGTTgccggaaaccgcaggaggggagagggctgctcttgggtGCGAATCCTGCctgtgggcacctggttggccattgccAGAACAGCTGGCTGGCCTTAACGTCCGTATGTTCCAAGATCAGCTGACCCAGAGATTGGGatccgtgtttgtgtgtgtgtgtgtgtgtgtgtgtggtttccatCTGAAAAGCAAACTGTGcccttggtcccccccccctgctgttacACCGCCCTAAAGCCTCCCTCCCCGATCTTTTTTGTTCTCCCTGATTTTCAGGAGGCCGTTCTGAGTCGGTGGGGAGCTTGgcttcctacccccaccccccaccccattgctgACCTCTCCACTCCCACTGTGCAAGAAATGTCTGCAAAAACAAGGCCAGCTGCAGTCTCTGTTTCCCTTGGACTTTTGTGTCCGTCTTCCAAGATTTTGCAGTCTGCGACCGGTTTGGGTGGGGGCGGCAGACTTTTTTCTTAAATCACAAGCGTTTCCTGTTGCATCTCGGGGCAAAGGGGGAGCTCAGCGAAGCTTCCAGAGGGCGCGACGACCGTTGCCTTAGGAAACAGCACCACAGAGCAGCAACTAAGCAGGGTTTCGGGCGCCTCTAAAATTTGAAGGGATGGGGGAcctaaaattgctttaaaaaaaaaacaacggctGCCATGTGCAGACCCTCAGaccttttccagggacagtcccggatttacagaagccatcccagtttctgattagGACGACCCTATTTTCAttcgagaaatgttggagggtatggagtaatgcagcccccaagccaaggagataagtaactatacaacttttagaagacagctgaaggcagccctgtatggggatttttttaaaaaaaatgtttaatgttttattatgtctttatatatcttggaagccacacagagtggctaggccaacccagtcagatgggcaggatatcattattattattattattattattattattattattattaacatccctattttcatcagagaaatgttggagggtatgcatgttTTAGGAGGAAAGGCCATTTCCAAAAGAAGACCTCAGTAGCCTTAGCGAACTAGCCAGGGTGACCTCAGCCCTCACCATCTGCAACCAGAAACCTACCCTCCaaagattaccgtatttttcgctccataagacgtacttttttcctcctaaaaagtaaggggaaatgtctgtgcgtcttatggagcgaatggtggtccctggagctgaattgcccaggagccaaaagaggatcatgctttttattttacaaagagaaaagggggtgttgaaaggaccccgctcagcagctgatcagcaagagatcgggagagagataagagtccctgctccctttcagccccaccctcctttgttgaatgtgctgcagagggaggttgtttgtttccccagcgacatgggactggctgattagattatctgtctggaaactgtagaaaaggctccctttcctttagaagctgcagaaatgtgagttgaaccccataaaaatgggccttttcctctttgcttttccccctttgcaaaaggagctttgcttttcctcctttgcaagaaagctgcaaaacttttagctgatcctcaaaaaacagggtttttccctttgcaaaaaagctgcaaaacttttagctgatcctcaaaaaacagggcttctagaggaggaaaaccaggggaaatttttttcttgtttcctcctctaaaaaccaggtgcgccctatggtccggttcgccctatggagcgaaaaatacgataaTCAACCCTCACTTGGGTTGATTGATCTATGGATTAAGCCAATGCAAGCTGTCGACCCTAGTTGATACCCtgaactctccctctctccccttctgcaggTGAGCCACGAATCTACGGCCACATCCTCATCCACGAGCCCCTGCAGCACGTGGTCCAAGTCCAGGAGAACACGACGCTCGCTGCCGCCACCCGGGGGACGGCCCTGGAGCTGCGTGCCGAGAAGCCCCGCCCGCTTCTCCCCCCAGAACTCCTGGCTCCGCTGCGGCAGGAACTTCTGTGCCCCGCACCCCAACCTTCGTGCGTCGGGTCTGACGCCTCGGCACCCGCCGGTAGGGAGGAGATCCCAGAAGGCAAGCAAAGCAGAGGAGGACCAGGAAGCCCCAGACACTCCCTGTCACCCGGCCCTGCTGTGGATCACCTTGCCAAAGAGGGGTGCAAATTGGGGGGTTCTCCTCTGCACCCCAAATCCGTAACCGAGAGAACGCTTGGAGCCACGAGCGCAGAGAAAACCACGTCTGCATCTGAGCTGGCCGGGGACATGAAAGATGTCTTACCAGGCTCTGTAGAGGAACCGAAGGCCAGTTTGCCCAGTTCTCCAGCTGCTCCCCCAGCAGAGCAggcctccccccaaaaccagGAAGGAGGCCTCTCCCATACAAGCTCTGGGCTGCAGCTGTCGGCAGCCGGCATTTCAACAGGGAGAGGCCCAGCACCTTTCACGGAGAACGATAAAGTCGGTACAGAGCTGGCAGCGTCAAGCAACGAATCCTTCAAAACGCTGCCTGGGGTCCACGGAAGTGTGGCCCTGGATTCCACCCCAAAGGCCACGGCGCTCCTCCCGTTGGCTTCCTCCGGCCCCGCAGAGGCGCCGATGCCCCGCAGCATGGAGAATTGCCCCGTCCAAGAACCCCCTTCCCCAACACGGCCCGGTTTCCAGGCGGCAACAGAGCCTCCGGTCTCCGcccggcagcggcagcagcgcaCGCCGCCACCGCTCCCGAAGCTTCTCCCCGCCTCTCCGGTCCGCAGGTGCCTCTCCTCGAGTGCGGCGGCCATTTCCAGGTACATCGCAGCCTCCTGCATCAGCCAGAGCCTGGCCCGCAAAAACGGCGGCCCTCCTCACGAGGAGATGCAGGTGCCGTTCCTGCCGACCGCCTCTGGACCAACCCTCCCGAGACCCCTGGCAAACCCTTTGGCTCTGCTCCCCAAGGGGGCGCCCAGGGCACACGCCATCCTGGGGAAGCCAGAGGGCTTGTTTCCGAGAGACGTGCCGCCGGCCAATTCCCGCTGCTTCGggcccctctctcctccccgccgCCGAGCCTTGTCAGCAGCAGCCCAGGCCTTCGAGAACggcgtccccttctcctccgCCTCTGAGCCCAACTCCAGGGTGCAGTCGCCCTGCCCTGTAAAGCCCAGAGTCTGCTCCCCGCCTCCAAGCGGGCTCCGGGCCTGCAGCTTTGCCCCCTTGTGCGCCCACCCTCCCGGGCAGCCGCCCGCCCACATCGCCTCCCCGGTGCCGTTGGTGCCGGACTCTGCCACGGGGCCGACCGCGTCGCCTCCTTTGAGACCGCGGGGAAACAGCCTCCCCAGTGGCGGGCTGGCTGAGAGCCTGGCCGTAAATGGGGACCAGGTGCTGCTAAGGTGTGCCAAGGGGGCTCCCCACAACTTGCCCGCTCCCCTGCCCAGAGGCTCCTCCGGGTCCCACGAAATTGGCAGCATCAAGTGGCCCAACGTGCCAGGCCTGTGCCTGAAGTACGTGAGCAGGGAGTGCCGGCCGAGCTCCCAGAGGAGACCGCTCGAGGGGGAGGGCTGCCCCGAATCGGACTCCCCCATGAGCGCGGACCCGGCGCAGCTCTCCGAGAGGGGCCACCAGAGGGCCAGTTACTCGACGACGGTGAATATCCAGATTGGTGGCAGCGGTAGGATCGCCTCCTTCAGCAACGCCCAGGTCAGCCTCACCCACCCGCTGCTGCCCACCCCGGAGCAGCCGAGCGCCAGGAAGGTCAACGGCAGTGCCTTAGAGGGGGGGCCCAAAACGTGAACTTTCCGGGGGGGCCTGCTTCCGGGTCCAGGACCAAGCCCTACCACTGCGCCCAGGGAGGGGGCGAGAAGGCCGGGTGGCGGGAGAGTTTAAGGGAGACGAATTGTGAGTGTGCATTCCGAAAGATCGGCAACGAAAAGCagctcccttccccccaccccccaccccggtcgGAAGGGGTGTGTGAAAAGAGGGGAAGTGGTCTGgatctcttcctccccctctttcaACCTCACTCTGTTGGGATTGAATAATTCGTCTGGGTTTGAGTCAATTTCAGTTCACTGGTAGCAGCAGTTGGGTGAGTTGGGTGCCGAAACAATTGGGGTCATTGTtgcaggtgtgtatgtgtgtgtgtgggggggggtcattttctCATGTGTACCGCccctttaaactgtcatggctccccacataagaacagcagaagacccctggtggatcaggccagtgccccaTCTACTGCATCATCCTGTCCTCGCAGTGGCCAAACGCCCCCTAGGAACCCAGGAatcaagatagactgcctctggacatgGGGGCTCCATTAGGAACTCAAGAAAGAGCCTTgccactggatcaggcccatggcccttctagtccagcatcctgttctcacaggggctgaccagatgccccaatgggaaacccgcaagcaggatttgaacacaagatcaactctcccctcctgcagtttccggcAACGGTCCTTCGGAAGCATTGCGGCCTCTGAGCgtggaggtggagcatagccatGGTGGCTAGTAGACCCCTCCGTGCTTTTGCCCAGTCTTCCTTTAGAGCCGTCCCAACTTGGTGACCGTCGCTACCTCCTGCAgctgggagttccatagttcactGGGCGAAGAAGTAATGTCCAGAGACATCTGGAGAAGGATGAGCTAGCTAGAAATCGCCAAGGGAAATATGCAACGATCCCTGGCCCCATTTCCTTGGGAAGGGAAtactgggggctgggaaggaaaggGGCTTTTATCTGACCATTGAGAAGGAGGCGGCAAGGAGGGTGACCTGGCAATGGGTCAGGAAGGGTTTCAAGTCaggtacgagagagagagagagagagagagagaatgtggcgTTCATGTGAGCCATGATGGCCGCACCCTGTGGATTATGGGAGTCCCAAAAATGAGTGCGATGCAGATCTGATCCATGGGGCAccatctagcccagtggttcccaaacttttcgagccacacacacacacacctggtttcCATTACTCCCCGACCCtgcaaaaagcattattcagagtagcggtttaaaggtaaagggacccctgaccgttaagtccagaggagggcaaccaaaatggtccaaggcctggaaacgatgccttatgaggaacggcttagggagctgggtatgcctggagaagagaaggttaaggggggatatgatagccatgttcaaatatatcaaaggatgtcctatagaggagggagaaaggttgttttctgctgctccagagaagcggacacggggcaatggattcaaacgacaagaaagaagattccacctaaacattaggaagaacttcctgacagtaagagctgttggacagtgggatttgctgccaaggagtgtggtggagtctccttctttggaggtcttgaagcggaggctggacagccgtctgtcaggaatgcttggatggtgtttcctgcttggcagggggttggactggatggcccttggggtctcttccagctctaggattctaagtccagtcgcggacgactctggggttgcggcgctcatctcgctttactggccgaaggagccggtgtacagcttccgggtcgtgtggccagcatgactaagccgcttctggcgaaccagagcagcacacggaaacgccgtttacttctctgccggagcggtacctatttatctacttgcactttgacgtgctttcgaactgctaggtgggcaggagcagggaccgagcaacgggagctcaccccatcattgcggggattcgaaccgccaaccttctgatcggcaagccctaggctctgtcatttaacccacagcgccacccgcggttTGCATGATGCAATAAGGAAGAtggcacaataaaattcaaaatggcagcaaTCAATGGCACACCTGCTCAAAATCCAGTTTGAATGCTTTCACTTAAATGAATTTGACACAGTTGGCGAAGTTGATCCGGTGACGCCAGAGAGTCATTCGTGCCTCcagcgtgggtggtgctgtgggttaaaccacagagcctagggcttgccgatcggaaggttggcggttcaaatccccgcaatgacagggtgagctcctgttgctcggtcccagctcctgccaacctagcagttcaa is a window from the Lacerta agilis isolate rLacAgi1 chromosome 8, rLacAgi1.pri, whole genome shotgun sequence genome containing:
- the PLEKHG2 gene encoding pleckstrin homology domain-containing family G member 2, whose translation is MPEGARRGSTKRGGKAAAPRPSSVSSLSALGSGMASDPILGSCTSVNTVCSDSDRPVSLSSSASSASLPDSQSAFGSSGGLGGCPPPYPQHRNGSDISLDLTPVALLDRPGEAQAGPSWSPSLGRARERRMKLSHLDRVVMEIVETEQSYVRDLRSIVEDYLGCIIDCGHLPLKPEQVSALFCNIEDIYEFNSELLEDMERNTSAEAVAECFVQRSEEFDIYTLYCMNYPNSVSVLRECMENDSLAKFFRERQATLSHLLPLETYLLKPVQRILKYHLLLQELAKHYDKSSPGYDAVEEASITMTAVAWYINDMKRKQEHATRLQEIQRQLVGWTGPELGAFGELVLEGQFRVPRARKDRVFFLLSKVILIAKRRGEAFVYKSHIFCCNLALQENTKDPMSFKISDLSIPKQQHVVQVRNQEEKRLWIHYLKRLIVENHPASIPQKAKQVLLENSFQGSPEVFYSPGAPKKTSPSTRVDESVACSRSRRQSDPPEFMYSPERARRSCPTLQLEKSGSYRRSRRQSDVAKMKHADSDGELFPAAEPLQPPGPPCPVTSGGAEVDAEESDQDEGEAEFSLAGEPVPANLSITEEILELLSQRGLDGESGRDGPILGEERPEDHLLRSDTLEELEEKAEEEAVEERGSEGEEAPQRDPVQEQPPPMPRHPFTSDSSEEEEQQREESAGPSPLHVLEDLASEDARRNPGEGGSAACVGQAAAGGRRSPTPEDPGQSKQPAPCAQSSLGRDQKADSTLTKDDWMLIEKIKSYYDGTESTNKGPGPCKMEGAPPVPAGVVRESVLRFNSILRQNDARDSEVGGGKLGKPRPQPGAGGHGSPGRSRSRSCNAQPPFGREDPGEGRSQLPASPEHSKRGRSRSDGGQSPGGSEDSTGGEAQSAFCGDSEKRRGLSGRTQLGAAHNVSGSGCGLEEEEGEELPTGPEFKSCAEIRRAWQEKERSSLGTPKKGGKGAGRGLPSSLEAPVYTEPLCIVEDSDLEEPHSVPSRDPEEEAPGLGAKERQAAFAGDGSRGYLPSLDLYESNGDPCLLENSERIISKVWALAKMYSEKISRLKAQGRGLERPRAPHRRTLGRSLAGVQEGKQGAAIPHCEPRIYGHILIHEPLQHVVQVQENTTLAAATRGTALELRAEKPRPLLPPELLAPLRQELLCPAPQPSCVGSDASAPAGREEIPEGKQSRGGPGSPRHSLSPGPAVDHLAKEGCKLGGSPLHPKSVTERTLGATSAEKTTSASELAGDMKDVLPGSVEEPKASLPSSPAAPPAEQASPQNQEGGLSHTSSGLQLSAAGISTGRGPAPFTENDKVGTELAASSNESFKTLPGVHGSVALDSTPKATALLPLASSGPAEAPMPRSMENCPVQEPPSPTRPGFQAATEPPVSARQRQQRTPPPLPKLLPASPVRRCLSSSAAAISRYIAASCISQSLARKNGGPPHEEMQVPFLPTASGPTLPRPLANPLALLPKGAPRAHAILGKPEGLFPRDVPPANSRCFGPLSPPRRRALSAAAQAFENGVPFSSASEPNSRVQSPCPVKPRVCSPPPSGLRACSFAPLCAHPPGQPPAHIASPVPLVPDSATGPTASPPLRPRGNSLPSGGLAESLAVNGDQVGSSGSHEIGSIKWPNVPGLCLKYVSRECRPSSQRRPLEGEGCPESDSPMSADPAQLSERGHQRASYSTTVNIQIGGSGRIASFSNAQVSLTHPLLPTPEQPSARKVNGSALEGGPKT